In a genomic window of Pseudomonas oryzihabitans:
- the eat gene encoding ethanolamine permease, which yields MSNEKLKPTLGTLHLWGIAVGLVISGEYFGWSYGWGVAGTLGFLITTLLVAVMYTCFIFSFTELTTAIPHAGGPFAYSRRAFGPVGGTIAGIATLIEFVFAPPAIAMAIGAYLNVQFPSFDPKLCAVAAYFIFMTLNIVGVSIAATFELVVTVLAVIELLIFMGVVAPGFSLVNFTSGGWAGQDQFSLAAVGGMFAAIPFAIWFFLAIEGAAMAAEEAKDPKRTIPKAYIAGILTLVTLAIGVMIFAGGVGDWRALSNINDPLPQAMKGVVGNSSMWLHLLVGIGLFGLVASFHGIILGYSRQFFALARAGFLPHGLAKLSRFQTPHRAVLAGGVVGIAAIFSDGVISLQGMTLTAAMITMSVFGAIVMYIMSMLSLFKLRRSEPHLERTFRAPGYPVVPAIALVLAVVCLVAMVWYNTVIASVFVVLMVIGALVCGLSRRQGNIAPDAAFGEA from the coding sequence ATGAGCAACGAGAAACTCAAGCCGACCCTCGGCACCCTGCATCTCTGGGGCATCGCCGTGGGTCTGGTGATCTCCGGGGAATACTTCGGCTGGAGCTATGGCTGGGGCGTCGCGGGTACCCTGGGTTTTCTGATCACCACGCTGCTGGTGGCGGTGATGTACACCTGCTTCATCTTCAGCTTCACGGAATTGACCACCGCCATTCCCCACGCCGGTGGGCCCTTCGCCTACAGTCGGCGGGCCTTCGGCCCCGTCGGCGGCACCATTGCCGGGATCGCCACGCTGATCGAGTTCGTCTTCGCCCCGCCGGCCATCGCCATGGCCATCGGCGCCTACCTCAACGTGCAGTTCCCCTCGTTCGATCCCAAGCTGTGCGCGGTGGCGGCCTATTTCATCTTCATGACCCTGAACATCGTCGGGGTGAGCATCGCCGCCACCTTCGAGCTGGTGGTCACGGTGCTGGCGGTGATCGAGCTGCTGATCTTCATGGGCGTGGTGGCGCCGGGCTTCAGCCTGGTCAACTTCACCAGCGGCGGCTGGGCCGGTCAGGACCAGTTCTCCCTGGCCGCGGTGGGTGGCATGTTCGCCGCCATTCCCTTCGCCATTTGGTTCTTCCTCGCCATCGAGGGTGCGGCCATGGCCGCCGAGGAAGCCAAGGACCCCAAGCGCACCATTCCCAAGGCCTATATCGCCGGCATCCTCACCCTGGTGACCCTGGCCATCGGCGTGATGATCTTCGCTGGCGGCGTGGGTGACTGGCGCGCCCTGTCCAACATCAACGATCCGCTGCCCCAGGCCATGAAGGGCGTAGTGGGCAACAGCTCGATGTGGCTGCACCTGCTGGTGGGCATCGGCCTGTTCGGTCTGGTGGCCAGCTTCCACGGCATCATCCTCGGCTATTCGCGGCAGTTCTTCGCCCTGGCCCGCGCCGGCTTCCTGCCCCATGGCCTAGCCAAGCTGTCGCGTTTCCAGACCCCGCACCGCGCGGTGCTGGCCGGGGGCGTGGTGGGCATCGCCGCCATCTTCAGCGACGGCGTGATCAGTCTGCAGGGCATGACCCTGACCGCCGCCATGATCACCATGAGCGTGTTCGGCGCCATCGTCATGTACATCATGAGCATGCTCAGCCTGTTCAAGCTGCGTCGCAGCGAGCCGCATCTGGAGCGCACCTTCCGCGCCCCCGGCTATCCCGTGGTGCCGGCCATCGCCCTGGTGCTGGCGGTGGTCTGCCTGGTCGCCATGGTCTGGTACAACACGGTGATCGCCAGCGTCTTCGTGGTGCTGATGGTGATAGGCGCGCTGGTCTGCGGTCTCAGCCGTAGACAGGGCAACATCGCCCCAGACGCCGCCTTCGGCGAGGCGTGA